The following DNA comes from Shinella zoogloeoides.
AGGCCTTGACGTCGGCATTCGCCGTCTTCGACAGGGCTAGCTTGGCCGCCTCCACATCGATGACGCCGGCGGTGTAGGCGATATGGGCGATCTGCGGATCGGTCGGCTTGTCGTCCGCCATGGCGAAGGTGGAGGCAAGAGCAAGGCTTGCGGCGGCGACTGCGAGGGTGAAGGTCTTCATCGGGGTCTCCTTGGCGCCGGTGATGGCCGGCGCCTGTTTCGGTTCACGCGGCATTGGATGCCGGCCCACCGAGGAGGTTCCCGTTATTTTTCAAGTCCGAGTTTTTCGATGACGGCCTCCGTCAGCCGGTCGCAGCGCGTGCCGGCGAAAGGAAAGGCATCGACGAGCACGGGGCCGATCTGTTCCTCCAGACGCGTGCGGATCAGCTTGCGGGCGCGATGCAGCCGCGTCTTGACGGTCGCAGGCGGCAGGTCCAGTACCGCCGCTGTCTCCTCGACGCTGAGGCCCTCGATGACGCGTGCGACAAAGACGAGGCGGAAGGTATCGGGAAGCGCGTTGGTCGCCTCCTCGACAAGGTGGAGAAGCTGTCGCTGGGCCATGGCGCGCTCGGGATCGATGGAGATGGCGGAGGAATGCGGGAAGGGAATGATTTCGGCCTCGCCCGCACCGGACGGCGGGGCGGTCCGCTTCAGTCGTTTCTGCGCCCGCTGCCGCATGAAGGCGGCATTGAGGGCGATGCGCGACAGCCAGGTCGACAGGGAAGAATCGCCCTGGAACGTGGCGAGGCCGGCGAAGGCGCGAAGATAGGCTTCCTGCAGCACGTCCTCGGCATCCGCGTTGCTGCGGACGACGGCGCGCACGAGGCGGTAGAGGCGCTGGTTGTGCGTCTTGATGATCTGGCGCACGGCGTCCGCATCGCCCGCAACGGCGCGGCGGATGAGGTCGGTTTCCTGCAGGACGGGTGAGAGGTTCTGGACGGTCGGCATCGGCATGCTCCTTTCGGGACCCTATTGGATGCCGCCGCTGCCGGAAGGTTCCCGCCCGTTACACCATCCCCTATCGCACCGCCCTGTAGCTGTGCCACGTGCCGTGGCCGAGCAGGGGGAAGATGACGATGAGGCCGACAAGGCCCGTCGCGATGCCGATGAGCGTGAGGATGAGCACGATGCCGCCCCAGGTCAGCATGACCGGCAGGTTGCGGAAGACGAGCGAGATGCTGGTGCCCATGGCGGTGAAGGCGTCCGTTTTCTCGGCCAGCAGCATCGGAATGGCGAAGGTGCTGATGGCGAAGGAGAAGGCGGCAAAAAGCCCACCGACGGCGGTACCGACGACCAGCATGCCCAGTCCCTCGGGCGTCCCGAACAGCATGGCGACGACGTGGTCGAGGCCGGGGAAGGGGCGCAGCCCCACGAAGAGCGCATAGATGATAACGGCGGCGCGCATCCAGACCAGCATGAGCAGGCAGAGGATCGCGCCGGTATACCAGACCTGCCCGCCCGACTCGGCCTTCACGAAGATCATGCGTGACAGGCTGGTAGGGGTGCCTTCCTCGAGGTCCCGGCTCTTGCGGTAGAGACCGATGGCCATCAGCGGGCCGACGACCATGAAGCCGGCCAGCGCCGGGAAGAGAATATAGTCCAGCTCCATGTGGAAGAGGCACCAGACCACCGCCACCGAGATGAGGAAGACGGCAAAGCCGTAGAGGAGGCTCGGCAGCGGATTGCGCCAGAGGTCGCGCCAGCCGGCGGAAAGCCAGCCGAAGGCGGCGCCCGCCGGCAGGTGGCGGCGGCGCTGCTCGGCGAGCGGCACGGGGGCGTTAGCCGTCTTTTCAGTCGTTCCCATGAGTTCCTCCTCCGGTCAGCAGGACGGCCGGGCGGCGCGGTACGCGCCGTCATGGCCTTCCGTCTTGAGGTGCTCCACGCAGTCAGGCTGCGAGGAAAGCGCGACATGCACGAGATGCGCATTCGCCCCGATGAAGATGAGCGCGCCCGCCCCGACGATGAGGAACGAAACGAGCCGCCAGTTGAGGCGCGGCCTGCCGGCGAGTGCGGTCATGGCGCCTTCTCCCCGAGCGTGCCGACATAGAGCGCCAGCAGCTTGATATCGACCGGCGGAAGGCGGCCTTCCCAATGGGGCATGTGGCCCTGCCGGCCGGAATAGATCGTGGTGAAGACGGATTGCGCGTCGCTGCCGTAGATCCATGCCGCGTCGGTGAGGTCGGGCGCGCCCGCGTCCGTGCTGCCGCGGGCATCCTCGCCGTGGCAGGCGACGCAATTGGCGGCGAAGACCTCCTGGCCCGCCGCGATGCGCGCCTTGTCGTTCTCGTCCATGGGCAGGTTCGAGAGCGAGCGCACATAGGCGGCGACCGCGCGGATCTGCTTGTCGTCGAGCACGCCGTCACGGCCGAAAGCCATCATCTGCGAAACGCGGGTCTCCTCGTTGGTGGAGTTGATGCCGATGCGGATCGTCTCGGCGATCGTCTCCGGGTCGCCGCCCCACAGTCGCGCCTTGGCGGCAAGATTCGGGAAGCCGGGGCCGCCGGTGCCGCGCGTGCCGTGGCAGACGGCGCAGTTGTCGATGAAGAGCGTGCGGCCTGTCTCCTGCACATGGGCCATCAGCGCCGGGTCGGCGGCGATGTCCTCGAGGCTCGCCTCGGCGATGCGGCCGGTCCAGGCGGCGCGGGCCGCGGCGGCGTCCTCGACCTGTTTCGTCACCACGGCGCGCTGGTCGATGCCGAGCAGGCCCTTCGTGTAGGTGACGCCGAGCGGCCAGGCCGGCATCAGGATCCAGTAGCCGATGGCGAACAGCGTGGTGACGGTGAGGAAGAAGATGACGACGCGCGGAATGGGCGTCTCCAGCTCCTCGATGCCGTTCCACTCATGCCCGGTGGTAGTCCGCCCGGTGGCGGGATCGTGTCTTTCCGTCGCCATCGTCTATTCCTTCGGCCGGTCGTCTTTGTCGAGGATGCTGGTCTTGGCGCGGGTGAAGCGTTTCCGGTTGCCCGGCCACAGGGCATAGACCAGAACGCCCGCGGCCATGGCGATCAGGTAGAACAGGCCCCAGCTCTTGGCGAAGGCGACGATGCTGTCGTGATCGGTCTCCATGCTACTCCTCCTTCGCTGCGGTTTCCTGGTGCGCGGCCTGCGTGAGCTGGCCGACGATCTGGAGATAGGCGACGAGCGCGTCCATCTCCGTCAGGAGGCCCGGATTGCCGTCGAAGACGCGCACATTCGTCGCCTCGCCGTAGCGCTCGCTGACGCCGGAAGCCTCCGCGCCGTCCGGGTTCGCCTGGCCGCGGGCATCGGCGGTGGCGTTCTCGATCATCGCGTCCGTATAGGGCACGCCGACGGCGCGCTGGGCGGCGAGGTGCTCGCCGAGATCGTCGATCCTCAGCGCGTTGCGCTTCAGCCAGCCGTAGCGCGGCATCACCGATTCCGGCACCACGTCGCGCGGGTTCATCAGGTGGGCGACGTGCCATGCGTCGGAATACTTGCCGCCGAGGCGGGCAAGGTCCGGCCCGGTGCGCTTGGAACCCCAGAGCATCGGGTGGTCGTATTTCGATTCCACGGCGAGTGAGTAGGGACCGTAGCGCTCCACCTCGTCGCGCAGCGTGCGGATCATCTGCGAATGGCAGGCATAGCAGCCCTCGCGGAGATAGATGTTGCGGCCGGCAAGCTCCAGCGGCGTGTAGAGCCGCATGTCCGGCGCGTCCTCCACCGTCTCGTGGATGGTGAAGAGCGGGGCGATCTCGACGATGCCGCCGATGGAGGCGACGCCGACGATGGCGAGCACGAAGCCGATGGCGTTGCGCTCGATCTTGCGGTGGAAGAATTCCTTCATGGTCATTCTCCCGCCTGTGCCGCGCCGGCCTGTCCATAGAGCGGTACGTCGCCGGAAGCTTCCGTCTTGCGGGCGTGGCGCGCCATGCGGATCGTCATGCCGACATTGAAGGAGCAGACGACGGCACCGGTGAGGAACAGGAGGCCGCCGAAGGCGCGGGCGATATAGTAGGGATGCATGGCGACGAGACTGTCGATGAAGGAATAGGCGAGCGTGCCGCTGTCGTTATAGGTGCGCCACATCAGGCCCTGGATGATGCCCGAATTCCACATGGAGAAGACGTAGACGACGGTGCCGGCCAGCGCGAGCCAGAAATGCACCTCGATCAGCTTGGGCGAATACATGCGTTCCGTCTTCCACATCCAGGGCACGAGGGCGTAGAGCGAGCCGAAGGTGATCATCGCCACCCAGCCGAGCGCGCCGGCATGGACATGGCCGACCGTCCAGTCGGTGTAGTGCGACAGCGAGTTGACGGCGCGGATCGCCATGAACGAGCCTTCGAAGGTGGAGAGGCCGTAGAACACGGCGGCGACCATCATGAAGCGCAGCGTCGCGTCGTCGCGCACCTTGTTCCAGGCGCCGTTCAGCGTCGCCAGCGCGTTGCCGGCGGAAGCCCAGGAGGGCACGAGGAGCACGATGGAGAAGGTCATGCCGAGGGTCTGCACCCATTGCGGCAGGGCGGTGTAGTGCAGGTGGTGCGCGCCCGCCCACATATACATGAAGGTGATGCCCCAGAAGCTGATGATGGAGAGCCGGTAGGAGAAGATCGGCCGCTCGGCGCGCTTGGGCAGGTAATAGTACATCATGCCGAGGAAGCCGGCCGTCAGGAAGAAGGCGACGGCGTTGTGGCCGTACCACCATTGCGTCATGGCGTCCTGCACGCCGGCGAAGAGCGAATAGCTCTTGGCATGGCCGAAGGAGACCGGCACGGCGAGGTTGTTGACGATATGCAACACCGCGACGATCAGGATGAAGGCCATGTAGTACCAGTTCGCCACGTAGATATGCGGCTCCTTGCGGCGCTGGAGCGTGCGGATGTAGATCAGGAAATAGACGACCCAGACGATCACCAGCCAGATATCGGCATACCATTCCGGCTCGGCATATTCCTTGGACTGGGTGAGGCCGATCAGGTAGCCGGTGGCGGCGACGAGACAGAAGAGATTGTAGCCGATCAGCACGAACCACGGGCTGAACTGGTCCGGCAGCCGCGCGCGACAGGTGCGCTGGAGGACGTGGAAGGAAGTGGCGATGAGCGCATTGCCGCCGAAGCCGAAGATGACGCCGGACGTGTGCACGGGCCGCAGCCGGCCGAAGCTCGCCCAGGCCGAATCGACGAAGGTCAGCTCCGGCCAGGCCAGCAGCGCGGCCACCCAGACGCCGACGAACATGCCGACGACCGCCCAGGCGAGCGAGAGGACGATGCCGACCCGCGTCGGGTCGTCGTAATATTCCGAGAGCCGGCTTTCCGGCGGTTCGGGAGCAAACAGCGCGGAGAGCACGGCAAAACCGAGGCCGACGCTGAAGGCGAGCACGATATAGCCGTGCACGGCGAGCGGATCGCCCTGGCCGCCCACCGCCATGGCAAGTCCCGTCAGGGCGAGCGCGCCGAGCACGAAGAGGGCGAGGTGCCGCTCCGAAACCGTCAATCCCGATATCATCGATATCCCCTTCGTCTCACGCCGCCACGGCATCGATGCCGAGCAGCGGGCCGAGCGCGGCCCTGTTGCGGACAATATCTTCAAGCGTGTATTTGTCGAGCACCGCAAGGAATGCGGAAAGCGCCTCGTGCAGCACGCCTTTCAGCCGGCAGGCCGGCGAGATCGCGCAGGGCCGCCCCCCGGCTTGCATGCATTCGGCCAGGCAGAATTCCTCCTCGGTCGCCCGCACCAGTGCGCCGATGGCTATCGTGCTCGGAGCCTTGGCCAGCCGGATGCCGCCCGCCCGGCCTCGTGCCGTCTCCACGACGCCGAGGTCGCGCAGGGTCTGCGCCACTTTCAGGAGATGGTTGCGGGAAAGCCCGTAGGCCTCCGCCACATCGTTGGCGGTGCATATGCCGCCCGGCCGCGTGGCCACGTAGATCAGCATGCGCAGGGCGTAGTCCGTGTGAAGCGTCATCCGCATGCCGGTGTCTCTCGCAAGGCCTTAAAAAGGTATTATGGATACCACTTTTAGTGCAAGCCGTATCCGACGGAAAGTGCAATAGCGTCGCAGGCTCTTGCACGGGATGGGCTGCATGCCGCGCGAAATCCGTTATTTTGCTCCGGTCTGATTCGAACGAAAGAGAAGAGCGATGCGCGCGACACTGAACGAGCTTGCAACGAACCTCGCCACGGGCAAGGTCACGGCCTCGTATCTCATCGAGGATGCGCTGGCGCGCATCGCCGACGAAGCCGGGGAGGGTGCGCGCGCTTTCCTCAAGGTCCATGCGGGCAAGGCGCGCACCGCCGCAAGGGCGGCCGACGACCTGCGCGGGGCGGGCCTTGCGCCCTCGCGCTTCGCCGGCATTCCGATCGCGGTGAAGGATCTCTTCGACCTTGCGGGCGAGGCGACGCCCGCCGGCTCGATAGCACTGGTCGATGCACCGCCCGCCGGCACCGATGCTGTCGCCGTCGCGCGCCTCAAGGCCGCCGGCTTCATTGTCGTCGGCCGCAACAACATGACCGAGTTCGCCTTTTCCGGCGTTGGCATCAACCCGCATTACGGCACGCCCGCCAACCCCTATGACCGTGCCACCGGCCGCATTCCCGGCGGTTCATCCTCGGGCGCGGCCGTCAGCGTGGCGGACGGCATGGTTGCCGCCGCCATCGGCTCCGATACCGGTGGCTCCTGCCGGATTCCCGCCGCGCTTTGCGGCGTCGTCGGCTACAAGCCGACCGCCAGCACCGTGCCGCTTGACGGGGCGCTGCCGCTCTCCTTCACGCTTGATTCCATCGGCCCGCTGGCGGGCAGCGTCGATTGCTGCGCCAGCCTGCATGAGATTCTCAGCGGCGCTTCGCTCGCCAGCGCGGGGGAGCGCCCCGTCGCCGGTCTCAGGATCGCCGTGCCGCAGTCGGTCGTCTTCGACGGCATTGAGCCGTATGTGGCGCGGACCTTCGAGGCGGCGCTCGCGCGTCTTGCCGATGCCGGCGCACTTGTCACGGAAATTCCGCTGAAGGAATTCGAGATGGTCGGCCGCATCAATGCCAAGGGCGGGTTCCCTGCACCCGAGGCGCTGTCATGGCATCGCGACCTGCTGGAGACGCATGGCGAGCAATATGACCAGCGTGTGCGCGCCCGCATCCTGCGCGCCCACGAGCAGACGGCGGCGGACTATATCGACATGCTGCATCTGCGCCGCGCCTATATCGCGCAGACGAACCGGGCCATCGCGCCCTATGACGTCCTTGCCATGCCGACCGTACCGATGGTCGCGCCGGCCATCGGCATGCTGGAGGCCGACAACGACCTCTTCGTGAAGACCAACCTGACGCTGCTGCGCAACCCGACGCTCATCAACATGCTGGACGGCTGCGCCATCTCGCTGCCGGTGCAGGACGAAGGTGAAGCGCCGGTCGGCCTGATGCTGGCGGCGAGCGGCGGGCGCGACGCGGCGCTGTTCGCGGCGGCGCGGGCGGTGGAGGCGGCGCTGCGGCGGTAAAGGGCTGCGCCGGTAAAGGGCTGCGCCGGCCGCTTTGCCGGGCCTGGCATTTGGCGGCGGCGCGAATCGTGCGATGCAGGGTAGAGGAACGTGAAAAGAGGGGGACGTCATGCTCGCAAAGCTGTTGTCGGCAAGCCGCTACATGATGGTTCTGCCCGTGATCGGCACGCTGATCGGTTCGCTTGCCCTGATCATCTATGAGCTTGCGGTGATGGGCCACGCCGTCGTCATCGCCGTGCGGAATGCGGAGCTTTCGCCCAAGGCCGCCAAGATTTTCGCCGTCGGCATCATCGAGAGCGTCGATGTGTTCCTCATCGCCATTGCCGTCTACATCATCAGCATCGGCCTCTATGCACTCTTCGTCGACGAGACCGTGGAGCGCCCGCGCTGGCTTCAGTTGAAGGATCTGGAAGACCTGAAGGCGCACCTCGTCAGCGTCGTCATCGCGGTCCTGGCCGTTCTCTTCCTGCGCGAGGCGGTCGCCTGGGACGGATCGAGGGCCATCCTCGAACTTGGCGTCGCCGTCGCGGCCACCATCGGGGCGCTCGCGCTGTTTCTCAGAACGAAGAAAGGCGGTTCCTGACCGCCGTGTAGAGGCGGAGCGGCTGGAATGCCGCCCGCTCAAATATGGACGTTACGCGCACGGACTGGTTCTTACGTTAAGAGAAAACCGCGAGCAGGGCCGTTCAATCAATCGTGGCCGTGATGGTGGTGCCCATGCTCATGGTCTCCGTGGTCATGCCCACCATGGCCGTGTCCATGTCCGTGCGTGGAGCCGTGATAGGCGCCGCGCAACGGATGGAACGGTTCCGATATCTCGCGCACGCCGGCGCCGAGGCCGATCAGCATGTCCCGGATGACGTGGTCACGCAGGATGACGATACGCGCGGCCTCGATCTGTGCTGGCAGGTGGCGGTTGCCCAGATGCCAGGCGAGTTCCAGGAGGTGCAGGCCGTTTCTCGGCGTCACCTCGTAGAGCGCTTCCTCGGCGGCGATCACCTCGATCGTTTCGCCCGTCTCCGTCAGCAGGAGGTCGCCATGGGCGAGTTGCACCGGTTCCTTCAGGTCCAGCATGACGACATCGTCATGCTGGGTATGCAGGAGCTTGCGGCGCACGTGGCGCTGGTCGTGCGCCAGCACGACGATATCGATGGACATGCGACCTGCACCGCCGTCATGGGGCAGGATTTGCGTGGAGCGATGGGGCAAGGACGGGTTCCTTCGGATGGGGCTATTCCGCCGGGGGCGGGGGTGTCAGGGCCTTGAACGATCCCGCTCCCAGCAGCATGAGCCAGGTGACGAGGACGAAACTGGAGGTCAGCACCGGCATGCTGATCGGCGTCAGGAAGATGGCGATGGAAGCCCAGAGCCAACTCGATATGACGGCGCCGAAGACGGCGTAGAGGAAGCTCTGCCAGGTCAGCGCGAGGAACACGCCGCCGAGCGCCATGGCCGTCAGCGCCGAATTATAGCCGAAGAGGCCGTCGCGAACCGCGCCTTCCGGGCCGCCGTAGATGGCCGCGATAGCCGTGCCGACGATGGCCCCGATGAGGCCCATGAGGGCGCCGGCGCGCGAATTGATGGCGATGCCGACGAGGATGAGATAGCCGGTGATCCAGTTGTCCTGGAAGAAGATCTGGCCGATGGACGTGCCGATGCCCTCGTACCAGGTCGCTACGACATAGGGCACCGCGTCGGAGAACTGCTCCGGCGAGATCGGCTTGGCCATGGGACCGGCATCGATGGCGTCGAATTTGAGGACCGCGAAGAGGAACAGCCAGCCGACGAGCACGAAAGGTGCAGTCAGCGCCGCCGTCTTGTAGGGCGCAAGGACATTGGCGATGCTGGCGAAGGCCATGCTGCTGAACGCCGCGCCGCAGATGAGGTAGACGAGCATGGCCGGCGACGGCACGGCGCCCGTGCGGAAATTCTCGCTGGTGAAGGCGATGAGCGCAAGGCCGACCAGCACGCCGTTGAAGCCGAACAGGCCATCGCGGATGAGCGCCCTGTCGGCCTTCAGGATCACGGCCGTTCCGGTGGCCGCAACCACGCCGATGACGCAGATCGCCGCATAGATCCACGAATTGAAGGCCAGCGCGCCCAGGATCACCAGCCCGGAGATCGGATTGTTCTGGAACACGACCTGGCCGATGCCGCGCAACGACCAGTCGACGAAGGAAAGGGAGGGATGGTCTTGGAAACGGTTCGTCTGCATGCGCCGCGCTCTCGCTCGAAGGGAGGTAACCGGGCGCCTGGCGGCGCCCGGGGCGTTTGCAAAGGGGTCAGAACAGGAAGTAGCGCTGCGCCATCGGCAGCACGTCCGCCGGCTCGCAGGTGATCAACTCGCCGTCGACGCGGACGTTGTAGTTCTGCGGGTCGACTTCCAGCTTCGGCGTGCGGTTGTTGTGGATCATGTCCTTCTTGCGCACCGTGCGCGTGCCCTTGACGGCGGAGAGCTGCTTGGTGAGCTTCAGCTTCTCGCCGATTCCGTCGTCGAGCGCCGCCTGCGAGACGAAGGTCACGCCGGTCGAGCCGATCGCCCGGCCAAGCACGCCGTACATCGGCCGGTAATGCACCGGCTGCGGTGTGGAGATCGATGCGTTCGGATCGCCCATCGGGGCCATCGCGATCATGCCGCCGATCATCACGAGCTGCGGCTTGACGCCGAAGAAGGCGGGTTTCCACAGCACGAGGTCTGCCCGCTTGCCGACCTGGATCGAGCCGATCTCATGGGCGAAGCCATGGGTCAGGGCGGGATTGATCGTGTACTTGGCGACGTAGCGCTTGACGCGGAAGTTGTCGTTGCGGCTGCTGTCTTCCGGCAGCGGGCCGCGCTGGACCTTCATCTTGTGGGCGGTCTGCCAGCAGCGCGTCGTCGTCTCGCCGATGCGGCCCATGGCCTGCGAGTCCGACGACATCATCGAGAAGACGCCGAGATCGTGCAGGATGTCTTCCGCGGCGATGGTTTCGCGGCGGATGCGCGATTCGGCGAAGGCGACGTCCTCCGGGATCTGCGGGCTGAGATGGTGGCAGACCATCAGCATGTCGAGATGTTCGTCGACGGTGTTGATGGTGTAGGGGCGCGTCGGGTTGGTCGAGGCGGGCAGGATGTTCTCTTCCCCGGCCGCCGTGATGATGTCGGGGGCGTGGCCGCCGCCGGCGCCCTCGGTGTGGAAGCTGTGGATCGTGCGGCCCTTCATGGCGGCGAAGGTGTCGCGCACGAAGCCGCTCTCGTTGAGCGTGTCGGAGTGCAGCGCGACCTGGATGTCCATCTCGTCGGCGACGGTCAGGCAGTTGTCGATGGCCGCGGGGGTGGTGCCCCAGTCCTCGTGCAACTTCAGGCCGACGGCACCCGCGCGGACCTGCTCGCGCAGGGGATCCGGCTGGCTGACATTGCCCTTGCCGAGCAGGCCGACATTGATCGGCAGCGCCTCGATGGCCTCCAGCATCCGGTGGATGGCCCAGGGGCCGGCCGTTACTGTCGTCGCCAGCGTGCCGACGGTCGGACCCATGCCGCCGCCCACAAGCGTCGTCGTGCCGCTCGACAGGGCCTCCTCGGCCTGCTGCGGCGCGATGAAGTGGATATGCGTGTCGATGCCGCCGGCCGTGATGATCTTGCCTTCGCCGGCGATGATGTCCGTGCCGCCGCCGATGACGATGTTGACGCCGGGCTGGATATCCGGGTTGCCGGCCTTGCCGATGCCGGTGATGCGGCCGTTCTTGATGCCGATGTCGGCTTTGACGATGCCCCAGTGGTCGAGGATGATGACATTGGTGATGACCACGTCGGCGACTTCGGACGCCGGGCGCTGGCTCTGGCCCATGCCGTCGCGGATGACCTTGCCGCCGCCGAAGGTGACCTCTTCGCCATAGACGGTGCGGTCTTCCTCGATCTCGATGATGAGTTCCGTGTCGGCCAGCCGAAGGCGGTCACCCTTGGTGGGGCCGTAGAGGTCGGAATAGGCCTGTCTAGTGATCGTTGTCATCCGTGCCTCCTACAGCTTGCCCATGACCTTGGCGTTGAAGCCGTAAACCTCGCGCTTGCCGTCAAGCGCCACGAGTTCCACGGTGCGTTCCTGACCCGGCTCGAAACGGACCGCCGTTCCCGCGGGAATGTTGAGGCGGAAGCCGCGCGTGGCGTCCCGGTCGAACAGCAACGCCGTGTTCGTTTCGTAGAAATGGTAGTGCGAGCCGACCTGGATGGGGCGGTCGCCCGAATTGGCGACGTCGACCTTGATCGTCTGCCGTCCCTTGTTCAGCTCGATGGAGCCATCCTCGATAAAGTATTCGCCCGGAATCATGACGGTCTCCTTACGGGACAGGGTTGTGAACGGTGACGAGCTTCGTGCCGTCCGGGAACGTCGCCTCGACCTGGATGTCGTGGATCATTTCCGGAACGCCCTCCATCACGTCGTCGCGCGTCAGAAGCGTCGCGCCGTAGGACATCAGGTCGGCGACCGTCCGTCCCTCGCGCGCGCCTTCCAGGATCGCGGCCGAGATATAGGCCACGACTTCAGGATAATTCAGCTTCAGGCCACGCGCCTTGCGGCGTTCGGCCAGAAGACCTGCCGTGAACAGCAGAAGCTTGTCTTTCTCTCGCGGTAGAAGTTCCATACCTCGATCCTCTTCGTTTTTTTAAATTCACGTTGCCCAGACGCGCGGCGCGACTGCCTTTTTCCGCAGGCCGTGTTCGCGCAGGATGCTCCACGCCTGGAGAAAGAGCGCCTTGCCCTCCGACATGCGCTCTCCAAGGTAGCGGCAGACGATGACCCGCTCGAGCTGGCTTGCGGAAAAGACCCCGCTGGCCGCTTCGCCGAGGCCCTCGCGGATGCGCTCCACGGTGTCGTCCAGCATGGGGCCGGCATAGACCATCGTTCCGGCGATCGGATGCCCCGCGAAGGCGAAGGGCGCGTCGAGCACGTCGGGCGCGCTGGAGAAGGCGACCTGCTCGAACCAGATGGGCTCGTCCCCCCGGAAGATCTCGACGCGCTGGCGAAGCCGGCCTGCGAGGAACCGTTCTTTGGCGGCCGGGCGGCCGAGGCTCACGAAATCCCAGCCGATATAGGCCGAATCCTCGGCGAGCGTGACGCGCGTGATCACCGCCGCGTCCGCACCCTCGAACAGGATCGTCTCCTGCGGCAGGTTCTCGCATGTCGCGCCGGCGCCGACATCGATCACTGTGCGCTGCGTGCTGGTGCCCCGTTCGCTGCGATAGAATTTCGTCGCGCCGGGCGTCGTGAGCACGGCGCGCGCCTCGGGCGCTATGTGGCAGGTGATTTCGAGATTGTCGCCGCCCGCCACGCCGCCCGGCGGATGCAGGAGGTAGACATGGGCCGAACCATCGGCCTCGGGATGGAAGGCGCGCTGCACCGCAAGCGGGCCGCAATGGCGGCGGCGTACAAGACGGGTCTTGCCGTGCGCATTGGCAAACCAAAGCTCAAGCTCGGCGTGCCATCCCCCACTCGACATGCGCTGAATCCCCCAAAATTATTCGCGGTTCGTTCTTATTCAAATTTGATATATGTTATTCAGAACAAAACGCTTTTTATCTATTGTTCCTTGAACAGTAGCTCGACAAGGGTATAGATTCAAGGTTCAAATGCGAGGCGGCGGCGCGGTGCCGTTCCCAGGCTTATCGAGGCACGAATATGGCATCAGCGAATGGTCCCCTGCGCGTCGGAATCGGCGGTCCGGTCGGGTCGGGCAAGACCACCCTTACGGAAAAACTCTGCAAGGCGCTGCGGGATCGGTATTCGATCGCGGTGATCACCAACGACATCTATACGCAGGAGGATGCGCTCATCCTGGCGCGCCTGCAGGCCCTTTCGGAAGACCGGATCATGGGGGTGGAGACCGGTGGCTGCCCGCATACCGCCATCCGCGAGGACGCCTCGATCAATCTTCAGGCCATCGCCGAGATGAACCGGAAATTTCCGGACCTCGACATCGTCTTCATCGAATCGGGCGGCGACAACCTGGCAGCCACCTTCTCACCCGATCTCGCCGACCTGACGCTCTATGTCATCTCGGTGTGCCAGGGTGAGGAGATTCCCCGCAAGGGCGGCCCGGGCATCACGCGGTCCGACTTCCTCGTCATCAACAAGTCCGACCTTGCGCCGCATGTGAACGTGAACCTCGATGTCATGCAGGCTGACGCGACCCGCATGCGGGACGGGCGCCCCTTCGGCTTCACGGACCTGCAGCGTGGCAAGGGGCTGGATGCGGTGATCGACTATATCGTCTCGCATGGCGGCCTCGATATGGTTGAGGCTCCCGCTCAGGCGCGCGGCTAAGGCGTTACCGGGTGCGACGAC
Coding sequences within:
- a CDS encoding urease accessory protein UreD yields the protein MSSGGWHAELELWFANAHGKTRLVRRRHCGPLAVQRAFHPEADGSAHVYLLHPPGGVAGGDNLEITCHIAPEARAVLTTPGATKFYRSERGTSTQRTVIDVGAGATCENLPQETILFEGADAAVITRVTLAEDSAYIGWDFVSLGRPAAKERFLAGRLRQRVEIFRGDEPIWFEQVAFSSAPDVLDAPFAFAGHPIAGTMVYAGPMLDDTVERIREGLGEAASGVFSASQLERVIVCRYLGERMSEGKALFLQAWSILREHGLRKKAVAPRVWAT
- the ureG gene encoding urease accessory protein UreG — encoded protein: MASANGPLRVGIGGPVGSGKTTLTEKLCKALRDRYSIAVITNDIYTQEDALILARLQALSEDRIMGVETGGCPHTAIREDASINLQAIAEMNRKFPDLDIVFIESGGDNLAATFSPDLADLTLYVISVCQGEEIPRKGGPGITRSDFLVINKSDLAPHVNVNLDVMQADATRMRDGRPFGFTDLQRGKGLDAVIDYIVSHGGLDMVEAPAQARG